The genomic region GAAAGTGATGACCAGCATGCCGTCCTGTTTGAACGCCGGTGAGTCCAGGATCGCCGGGACCTGCTGGCTCAGCCAGGTGTCCGCCGCTGCCAGCCCGCCGGCGCTGCCGTCGACGCAGGGGTTGTCGTGGCCGTCATTGCAGAGATTGGGTGAAATGTAGGCCAGGTTCGGCGTGCTGGCCACGGACCTGAGGTCCCCGGCGAGTTCGCCAAAATCCACCACGTTGTCCCGGCAGTCCGGCGAGGAGGTGATGGATTCGAAGTACACGAACGGGTTGTGGCGGGTGGCGTACTGGTCGCCCACCCTGGCGCCCTGGCTGCTGTCCTTCGCGCCAAGCTTGGGATGCCTGCACGGGGTCCCCATGTCCTCCATGTAACCCTTCCAGGTCTTGCCGGCTGCGCTGAGCTGTCCGGCGACCGTGGGGACGGATGCCGGATACACGCAGCCGGTTCCCTCAACCTGTCCCAGCGACGCCGTCCCCGTCAGCCGGAACGGGGCGTACGTGGGGCAGTCGTTCCGGGTCATCGCATTGGACGCCTGCCCGGAGATCTGGGCCAGGTAGTTCGGGTTCGAGTTATGGGCGATCCCGTAGTACTCAGACAGCAGGACCCCCTGGCTGCGAAGCGCTTGCGAGAGATAGGTGGCCTCGGAGCCAGCCCCCCACACTTTGTCATAGCCCTTGTTCTCGAGGTTGATCACGAACACGTGCCCCGGCTTCGAGCCGGAGCCCGCAGTGCTCGTGCTCCCGGCAGTGGGTCCCGCAGACGGGCTGCCGCGGGGAGGCGAGGGCTCGCACGCTGCCGCTGACACCATCAGGACTGCTGCAACAAGCAGCCGCACGGCGATTCGACGTTGAGTTTTCGTGGCGTTCCGGCTCATGGATCCCGGCTTTCTCGTTGGCCCGACCCGCTTGATCCGATCGGCATCGCGTTGGCGGCTCTATTTGTTGAACTCTTGCACACCGCCATCAAGAAAGCCCGCGAAGAGCCTAGACAATGGCTGGGAATGCGGTGTGCCGGCCCCCCGGCCGGGAACTGTCGGCAGGCGCACGGCGGCCAGGGAACCGGCCCCGGGGGAACTGGAACCGCCGTACCGTTCAGTAGCGAAAGTGGTGGTGGTAGTTTGCAGTCATGAACGGACCATCGGATTCCATTCCGCTTCTTGATCTCAGCACGGCAAGGGCTCAGGACGGCACGTTTGACCCGGCGTTTATTGATGCCTTGCGTGATGCCACGCACCGGGTGGGTTTCTTCCAGTTGACGGGGTACGGGGCCTCTGCCGCCGAGGTGGACGAACTCTTTGACGTTACCCGGCGGTTCTTTGAGCTCCCGCTTGAGTCCCGGCTGGAACTGGACAACCGGCTCTCGCCCCATTTCCGCGGCTACACGCGTCTGGGCCACGAAGTCACCCAGGGCCGGCCGGACGCCCGAGAGCAGCTCGACTTTGGACCGGAGCGCCCCGCCGTCGGGAACTACCCGGCGGACGAGCCGTATTGGCTGATCCAGGGACCCAACCTGATGCCGGACCGGGCGCTGCCCGAGCTGCGCACCGTGTGCATGGCCTGGGCGGACCACATGTCCCGGGTTGGCGCCGAACTGCTAAGCGCCATCGCCGTGTCCCTGGAACTGCCGGAGGACTACTTCGACGAGCCGTTCCAGGACTCTCCGGCGTGGATGGCCAAGCTTGTCCACTATGTCGGCGGTGTAGTCGCGGATGCCGGCCCCCAGGGCGTCGGCGCCCATGCGGACTACGGCTTCGTCACCCTGCTGCTCCAGGACCAGGTCGG from Arthrobacter sp. NicSoilB8 harbors:
- a CDS encoding 2-oxoglutarate and iron-dependent oxygenase domain-containing protein, whose protein sequence is MNGPSDSIPLLDLSTARAQDGTFDPAFIDALRDATHRVGFFQLTGYGASAAEVDELFDVTRRFFELPLESRLELDNRLSPHFRGYTRLGHEVTQGRPDAREQLDFGPERPAVGNYPADEPYWLIQGPNLMPDRALPELRTVCMAWADHMSRVGAELLSAIAVSLELPEDYFDEPFQDSPAWMAKLVHYVGGVVADAGPQGVGAHADYGFVTLLLQDQVGGLQVLPPGSDNWIPVEPIPGALVVNLGEMLEVATQGYLAATIHRVEAPPPGVDRYTVPFFFSPRLDAVIEPVPLPLALAARARGITDDPDNPMLASYGANVLKGWLRAHPEVARIHHPGLVRAPGQS
- a CDS encoding alkaline phosphatase family protein, whose protein sequence is MFVINLENKGYDKVWGAGSEATYLSQALRSQGVLLSEYYGIAHNSNPNYLAQISGQASNAMTRNDCPTYAPFRLTGTASLGQVEGTGCVYPASVPTVAGQLSAAGKTWKGYMEDMGTPCRHPKLGAKDSSQGARVGDQYATRHNPFVYFESITSSPDCRDNVVDFGELAGDLRSVASTPNLAYISPNLCNDGHDNPCVDGSAGGLAAADTWLSQQVPAILDSPAFKQDGMLVITFDESEGKTLGPSGLLPGGTAGGKIGALVLSPFVKGGTTSDRPYNHFSLLASIEDAFSLPRLGYAGAPGLNSFGEDVYNAGS